A region of the Pseudomonas silesiensis genome:
TGGCGCATGTGAAATCAATGTAAGGTCCAACGCCGCCTTCGCTGCCGCAGCGGTAAATCGCAGGCAAAAAAAACCCGGGTTCTGGGGGGTGAATCCGGGTTAAGACCATTAGGAGTAAAACAAAGGCACGCGGTCCGTTGGTACCTATATCGGCGCGACACTTGGGGGAGATGCCCCGCCGACAGTTGAAGTATTGATCAGTATTGCGATGAGTCCAGTCTGCCAGGGCGGGTTTTTAAACAATTTTGGAATACGCCCGCTTCGGAAGCGTTCTCATCAACCGGCAATCTGCGTGAAATCATCAGGAAACACAGATATGGTCGGATGATCCGTGCATTTTGGCGCAAGTTAGGCATAATACGCGGCTTCGAATTTTGACCCCTACAGACCTTTTCTTATGCATAAAGAACCTCGTAAGGTCCGTGAGTTTCGTCGCCGCGAGCAAGAAATTCTCGATACCGCGCTCAAGCTGTTCCTCGACCAGGGTGAAGACAGTGTCACCGTCGAGATGATCGCTGATGCCGTCGGTATCGGCAAAGGTACGATCTACAAGCACTTCAAGTCCAAGGCGGAGATCTATCTGCGCCTGATGCTCGATTACGAGCGCGACCTGAACGAGCTGTTGCACTCGTCCGATGTCGACAAGGACAAGGAGGCGCTGTCTCGGGCTTATTTCGAATTCCGCATGCGAGACCCGCAACGCTATCGGTTGTTCGACCGCCTGGAAGAAAAGGTGGTCAAGGGCAACCAGGTGCCGGAAATGGTCGAGGAACTGCACAAGATCCGCGCCTCGAACTTCGAACGCCTGACCTTGCTGATCAAGGGCCGGATCAGCGAAGGCAAACTCGAAGATGTGCCGCCTTACTTCCATTACTGCGCGTCCTGGGCGCTGGTGCACGGCGCCGTTGCGCTGTATCACTCGCCGTTCTGGAGCAATGTGCTGGAAGATCAGGAAGGCTTCTTCCAGTTCCTGATGGACATCGGCGTGCGCATGGGCAACAAACGCAAGCGCGATAGCGACACCCAGGGTAACTGAACCCGTCCAGTTGGCCTTTTTGCCCCATGATTTAGCTACATGGCGCAGTACCTCAGGAATATACTCAGGCATAGGACTTGCTAAAACTTGATTTGTGAGTCAAGTTTTACCGGTCCGAATTTCCTTTTGCCGGAGTGATCCATGATCGTTGACCGTCAGGGCAGGCGTTTTCGCAATTTGCGTATCAGCCTGACTTCAGCCTGCAATTACGCTTGTACTTACTGCGTGCCCAACGGCAAGCGGCTGGTGGCTGCGCAGGACGAGTTGTCGGCCGAAGCGATGGCACGGGGCGTGGCTTATCTGATTGAAGCCGCAGGTATCGAGCGCTTGCGCATTACTGGCGGTGAACCGCTGGTCAGCCCGAAACTCGAAGCCTTCATGACGGCTGTCGGGCAGATGGGTCTCGAAGACATCAGCCTGACCACCAATGGCCAGTTGCTTGCCAAGAAGCTGCCGCTGCTGGTGGACGCGGGCATTCGCCGCATCAACGTTTCCCTCGACACCCTGGATGCCAGCGCATTTCGCAGTATTGCCCGCGGCGGCGACCTGGCGACTGTGCTCGACGGCATGGACCAGGCCAGCGCCGCCGGGATGAAAATCAAGGTCAACATGGTGCCGCTACGCGGGCAGAATCTCGATCAAGTGATGCCGCTGCTCGATTATTGCCTGGAGCGTGGCTATGAGTTGCGTTTCATCGAGCTGATGCGCATGGGCCACCTGGCCAGCGACTCCAATGCTTTCCTGCAGCAGTTCGTCAGTCTTCAGCAGCTGCTGAGCCTGATCGGCGAGCGCTACGAATACCTGCAGGCCGATGCGCCCGTCGATGCAACGGCCGTGCGCTACGAGGTGCCGGGGCGGGGCTATTTTGGGGTGATCGCCAACGAAAGCGTGCCGTTCTGCCGGACCTGTTCGCGGTTGCGTCTGTCCTCTACGGGGTGGTTGCATGGCTGTTTGTCGTCGAGTAACCGGCACTATGTCGGTGATCTGTTGGACAAGCCGCGGCATCAGGCATTGCCGGCGTTGCAGCGACTGCTGGTCAAAGCCTTGGGCGACAAGCAGGAAGTGGCGTTCTCCGGCGGTGCGACCATCATGAAGATTATCGGCGGCTGACAGGCCCTCATCGTCGGAACGCCGCCCGGACCAAGCCCGCTCCCACAGGATTTGCACAAACCCTGTGGGAGCGGGCTTGGTCCGGGCGGCGTTCCGACGATGAGGCCGGATCAGGCGACGATGTCCCTGCGCTGGCGCGGAAGCTGCATCCAACCCCCATTCGCCGGTTTTCCGTCACCGGCCTCTGGAGGGAAGGATGCGTAGCCTGGTTTTGCTGCTGGCCGTTTTGGTGCTCGGTGGCTGCATGAATGTCAGCGACATGGCCGAAGGCACTCGCTACCACATGAGCGACGCGGGCCTGCTCGACCATAGCGACAGCCGCCGCGCCAATAATCTGCGCATTCAGCCCGACTCCTTCGTCTACATCGCCCAAGGCGCCTTCGCACCCCCGGGCAGTGCCTATCCACGACCCAATGTGATAGCCGAAGTCGCCTTCGATGGCTTTATCGAATACTTTCCGATGGTACGCCGTGCCCGGGTGCCGGAAGGTCTCGACCAGGCGATGCGGGACGCCCGTGCCGCCGGTGCGCATTACCTGCTCTACACCCGCTTCGCCAAGGCTGACGACCGGATTGGCAACTCGGACGAATGGCTCGACCAGGAAGCCGTGGATCGACTCGGTATCGACAGTGGCGTCATTCAGATCATGTTGATCGAGACCAGCACCCAGTATTTGATTGATACTGCACGTATCAAGAGTCGTGGCGGTTTGCTGACCTTCCACGACACCAAGCCGGAAGACCTGATGGGCCCGCCGCTCGAGCAATATGCGCGCAGCTTGCTGGGGCTCAGCGACCACTAATTCAAAAGGAGAACGCCATGAGTGGCCCGCAAAAAGCCAACGACCTGTTGGGGCAAATCCCCAAGACCAAAGGCTTGCCACCGGTTCACCTGTGGAATCCCGACTTCTGTGGCGACATCGACATGCGCATCGCCCGCGACGGTACCTGGTACTACCTGGGCACGCCGATCGGGCGCAAGCCGATGGTTAAGCTGTTCTCCACCATCATGCGCCGCGACGGCGATGACTACTTCCTCATCACCCCGGTCGAGAAAGTCGGCATCAAGGTCGACGATGCACCGTTCGTGGCGATTGCCGTGGAGGTGGAAGGCGAGGGTGAGGCGCAGGTCTTGCGCTTCACCACCAATGTCGAGGAAACCGCCGAGGCGGGCGCCGAACACCCGATTCGGGTGGTGATCGACCCGGTGACGCAAGAGCCGGCGCCCTATGTGCATGTGCGCACCAACCTGGAAGCCTTGATCCACCGCAATGTGTTCTACCAACTGGTGGAGCTGGCGGTGACCCGCGAAATCGACGGGCAGCGCTGGCTAGGCGTCTGGAGTGGAGGCGAGTTCTTCCCCATAGGCCTCGAGCCTGACGCATAACACTGTGGGAGCGAGCTTGCTCGCGATTGGCCGTAGCATTCAACATCAGTGTTGTCTGTCATGCCGCCATCGCGAGCAGCTCGCTCCCACAGTTGATCTTTGCTTGCCTCAAAAAATCAATTTGACAGCCAATCATATGATGATTAGCGTTGGCCTCTATCGCGAACGGCCGTGTGCCGTCCCTGCATCGAGGTGTCCATGTCCAGCAGTTTTCACGCGTCGACCGTCGATTGGCTAGGGTGCTGGATCGCCACGGGCCAAGTGAAGCCCGGTGAAGCCCTCAAGGTCGAAGCTGACCTCGGCGAGCAGTTGGGTGTCAGCCGTACTGTCATCCGCGAAGCGATCAAGACCCTGGTCGCCAAAGGCATGCTCGAAGTCGGGCCCAAGGTGGGCACGCGGGTGTTGCCGGTGCGGCGCTGGAACCTCTTCGATCCGCAAGTCGTCGGCTGGCTGTCGCGCAGCGGGCTGCCGGAAAACTTCGTCGACGACCTGCTCGACCTGCGCCGCACCATCGAACCGATGGCCGTGCGTTGGGCTTGCGAACGCGCCAGCGTCGAGCAGGTGCACGCCATCCTTCAGGCCTACAACGCACTGGAGAGGGCGGTGGACAGTGGCATTGACTACAACCGCGCCGACCAGTTCTTCCATGAATGCATTCTCGCCGCCAGCCACAACCAGTTCATCGAACAAATGGTTCCGGCCCTCGGCGCGCTGCTGGCGGTGTCGTTCGAAGTCTCCGCCGCCGATCCGGCCGAGCTGCGCCGCACGCTGCCCATTCACAAAGACATGGCCGACGCCATCGCCGCGCGGGATAGCGCGCGGGGCGTCTGGGCCTGCATGACCCTGATCGACAACGCCGACCTGGCCATCAAACGCTACTACCCCCAGGTCATGGCGGACAGGGCAGGCGCGAGCTTGCTCGCGAAGGCGTGTCCGTCGACCTCGATTTAGCTGATGCGCCATCGCGAGCAAGCTTGCGCCTACAAAAAACAAGAATAATGCAGGAGGTTTCATGGAATGGACCGCAGTGACCGAACACCGGGCCCAACTCGGCGAAAGCCCCTTCTGGGACGCGCCGACCCAGGCACTGTACTGGGTCGACATCACCGGCAGGCAAGCGCTGCGATTGATCGGCGCCAACGTACAGATCTGGCAGATGCCGGAGCACGTGTCCGCCTTCATCCCCTGCGAAAGCGGCGACGCACTGGTGACGTTGAGCAGCGGGGTCTATCGGCTGGACCTGGACTCCCCCGGCCTTGAGCCACGCCTCACCTTGTTCTGCATCGCCGATCCGCAACCCGGCAACCGCGCCAACGAAGCCCGCTGCGATGCCCAGGGCCGGCTCTGGCTGGGCACCATGCAAAACAACATCGGCCAGGGCGAAGACTTGCCCATCGTGCATCGCAGCGGTGGCCTGTTTCGTATCGATCGCGATGCCCGGGTCATGCCGTTGCTCCGGGGCTTGGGCATTCCCAACACCCTGCTATGGAGCGATGACGCCACCAGCCTGTATTTCGCCGACAGTCTCGACCGCACGATCTACCGGCATTTCATCCGTCCCGATGGCAGCCTGGAGCCGGGCAGACCCTGGTTTGGCCCCCATGAGCGCGGCGGCCCGGATGGCTCGGCGATGGATGCCATGGGGTATCTCTGGAACGCTCGATGGGACGGCAGCTGTCTGCTCAGGTTGACGCTGCAGGGGCAGGTCGATCGGGTGATCGAACTGCCAGTGAGCCGTCCCACCAGTTGCGTGTTCGGTGGCGAAGACCTCAAGACCCTGTACGTCACCAGCGCTGCGAGCCCGCTCAATCATCCTTTGGATGGCGCGTTGCTGTCGATTCGGGTCGATGTGCCCGGAAATGTCTGTCAGAGATTTGCCGGCTAAATCCCTAAATATGGGATGTAAAATTATATATTGAGATTTGAATAGGGGCGGGTTTATAGTCGGCCCCATCAGCTACACGCACTCACACTTAAAAAAACAAAACAGGTGAAGTGATGCAGGGAATTTCCTCAAAGCCTTTTGACCGGACATCGATCGATGCCCGGTTTTTGTCGTGCCTGCAAAAGGGAGTCTTGATCCATGGCTGAACCTCTTTCCTTGCCACCCGTGCCCGAACCGCCCAAGGGTGAGCGCCTGAAAAACAAGGTGGTGTTGCTGACCGGCGCCGCCCAGGGCATTGGTGAAGCGATTGTGGCGACCTTCGCATCCCAGCAGGCCCGGCTGATCATCAGCGACATCCAGGGTGAGAAAGTCGAAAAGGTCGCCGCCAGTTGGCGCGACAAAGGTTTCGATGTCCAGGCGATCAAGGCTGATGTGTCCAGGCAGCAGGATCTGCATGCCATGGCCCGGCTGGCGATCGAGCGTCACGGGCGGATTGACGTGCTGGTCAACTGCGCCGGGGTCAATGTGTTCCGCGATCCGCTGGAAATGACCGAGGAAGACTGGCACCGCTGCTTCGCCATCGACCTGGATGGCGCCTGGTACGGCTGCAAGGCGGTGCTGCCGCAGATGATCGAGCAGGGCATCGGCAGCATCATCAACATCGCCTCGACCCATTCCACTCACATCATTCCGGGCTGCTTCCCGTACCCGGTGGCCAAGCACGGCTTGCTCGGCCTGACCCGCGCGCTGGGCATCGAATACGCGCCGAAGGGCATTCGCGTCAACGCCATTGCGCCGGGCTACATCGAAACCCAACTCAACGTCGATTACTGGAACGGTTTCGCCGATCCCCAT
Encoded here:
- a CDS encoding DUF4823 domain-containing protein, which encodes MRSLVLLLAVLVLGGCMNVSDMAEGTRYHMSDAGLLDHSDSRRANNLRIQPDSFVYIAQGAFAPPGSAYPRPNVIAEVAFDGFIEYFPMVRRARVPEGLDQAMRDARAAGAHYLLYTRFAKADDRIGNSDEWLDQEAVDRLGIDSGVIQIMLIETSTQYLIDTARIKSRGGLLTFHDTKPEDLMGPPLEQYARSLLGLSDH
- a CDS encoding TetR/AcrR family transcriptional regulator, giving the protein MHKEPRKVREFRRREQEILDTALKLFLDQGEDSVTVEMIADAVGIGKGTIYKHFKSKAEIYLRLMLDYERDLNELLHSSDVDKDKEALSRAYFEFRMRDPQRYRLFDRLEEKVVKGNQVPEMVEELHKIRASNFERLTLLIKGRISEGKLEDVPPYFHYCASWALVHGAVALYHSPFWSNVLEDQEGFFQFLMDIGVRMGNKRKRDSDTQGN
- a CDS encoding SMP-30/gluconolactonase/LRE family protein, which translates into the protein MEWTAVTEHRAQLGESPFWDAPTQALYWVDITGRQALRLIGANVQIWQMPEHVSAFIPCESGDALVTLSSGVYRLDLDSPGLEPRLTLFCIADPQPGNRANEARCDAQGRLWLGTMQNNIGQGEDLPIVHRSGGLFRIDRDARVMPLLRGLGIPNTLLWSDDATSLYFADSLDRTIYRHFIRPDGSLEPGRPWFGPHERGGPDGSAMDAMGYLWNARWDGSCLLRLTLQGQVDRVIELPVSRPTSCVFGGEDLKTLYVTSAASPLNHPLDGALLSIRVDVPGNVCQRFAG
- a CDS encoding FadR/GntR family transcriptional regulator, whose amino-acid sequence is MSSSFHASTVDWLGCWIATGQVKPGEALKVEADLGEQLGVSRTVIREAIKTLVAKGMLEVGPKVGTRVLPVRRWNLFDPQVVGWLSRSGLPENFVDDLLDLRRTIEPMAVRWACERASVEQVHAILQAYNALERAVDSGIDYNRADQFFHECILAASHNQFIEQMVPALGALLAVSFEVSAADPAELRRTLPIHKDMADAIAARDSARGVWACMTLIDNADLAIKRYYPQVMADRAGASLLAKACPSTSI
- a CDS encoding GTP 3',8-cyclase MoaA, encoding MIVDRQGRRFRNLRISLTSACNYACTYCVPNGKRLVAAQDELSAEAMARGVAYLIEAAGIERLRITGGEPLVSPKLEAFMTAVGQMGLEDISLTTNGQLLAKKLPLLVDAGIRRINVSLDTLDASAFRSIARGGDLATVLDGMDQASAAGMKIKVNMVPLRGQNLDQVMPLLDYCLERGYELRFIELMRMGHLASDSNAFLQQFVSLQQLLSLIGERYEYLQADAPVDATAVRYEVPGRGYFGVIANESVPFCRTCSRLRLSSTGWLHGCLSSSNRHYVGDLLDKPRHQALPALQRLLVKALGDKQEVAFSGGATIMKIIGG
- a CDS encoding DUF1285 domain-containing protein, which translates into the protein MSGPQKANDLLGQIPKTKGLPPVHLWNPDFCGDIDMRIARDGTWYYLGTPIGRKPMVKLFSTIMRRDGDDYFLITPVEKVGIKVDDAPFVAIAVEVEGEGEAQVLRFTTNVEETAEAGAEHPIRVVIDPVTQEPAPYVHVRTNLEALIHRNVFYQLVELAVTREIDGQRWLGVWSGGEFFPIGLEPDA
- a CDS encoding SDR family oxidoreductase, whose translation is MAEPLSLPPVPEPPKGERLKNKVVLLTGAAQGIGEAIVATFASQQARLIISDIQGEKVEKVAASWRDKGFDVQAIKADVSRQQDLHAMARLAIERHGRIDVLVNCAGVNVFRDPLEMTEEDWHRCFAIDLDGAWYGCKAVLPQMIEQGIGSIINIASTHSTHIIPGCFPYPVAKHGLLGLTRALGIEYAPKGIRVNAIAPGYIETQLNVDYWNGFADPHAERQRAFDLHPPRRIGQPMEVAMTAVFLASDEAPFINASCITIDGGRSVMYHD